One Hippoglossus hippoglossus isolate fHipHip1 chromosome 13, fHipHip1.pri, whole genome shotgun sequence genomic window carries:
- the LOC117773319 gene encoding uncharacterized protein LOC117773319 isoform X2, translating to MISCSAGTIGIGPAATERHTQPANSEMARAETIESVGETGGGGNSPLPHHNICRMELPRPLHTWPGLLTANTITTGSGTGPGAIHLHHHHLHPLHPLHLPYPLPDQTHQQLPALSPSSAPPPLQLCHRREERDGGAVKPSALSGEESDADIEEHQRASSQQGPLPDLLPRNEPPSWSAPYHRDPRREAEQELEVRRVASQLRAIGDQYNATVLRRAHAAPHWQDWRDACRGLFNFITQTLSTLYRLT from the exons ATGATCTCATGTTCGGCCGGAACCATCGGAATCGGACCCGCAGCCACGGAGCGTCACACTCAGCCA GCAAACAGTGAAATGGCCCGAGCAGAGACCATTGAGAGCGTGGGGGAaaccggaggaggaggaaacagccCTCTTCCACATCACAACATCTGCCGCATGGAGCTGCCTCGCCCCCTCCACACCTGGCCCGGCCTGCTCACCGCCAACACCATCACCACTGGTTCTGGCACTGGCCCTGGTGCCAtacacctccaccaccaccatctgcATCCTTTGCACCCTCTCCATCTGCCGTACCCGCTTCCTGATCAGACGCACCAGCAACTTCCTGCGTTGTCGCCATCATCAGCACCTCCTCCTTTGCAGCTCTGCCAccggagggaggagagggatggaggagctGTGAAGCCCAGTGCCTTGTCAGGAGAGGAGTCAG ACGCTGACATAGAGGAACACCAGAGGGCTTCCAGCCAGCAGGGGCCTCTGCCTGACCTGCTGCCCAGGAACGAGCCCCCATCCTGGTCTGCACCGTACCACAGGGATCCCAGGAGAGAGGcggagcaggagctggaggtcAGGAGAGTGGCCAGTCAGCTGAGAGCCATCGGAGATCAATACAACGCCACAGTCCTCCGCAGAGCG caCGCTGCCCCCCACTGGCAGGACTGGAGAGACGCGTGCCGAGGACTCTTCAACTTCATCACCCAGACGCTGAGCACCCTCTACAGGCTCACGTAG
- the LOC117773319 gene encoding uncharacterized protein LOC117773319 isoform X1: MFGRNHRNRTRSHGASHSASEDGSYCYCNVNRSRGVRPASWSRVSGGAWNFQANSEMARAETIESVGETGGGGNSPLPHHNICRMELPRPLHTWPGLLTANTITTGSGTGPGAIHLHHHHLHPLHPLHLPYPLPDQTHQQLPALSPSSAPPPLQLCHRREERDGGAVKPSALSGEESDADIEEHQRASSQQGPLPDLLPRNEPPSWSAPYHRDPRREAEQELEVRRVASQLRAIGDQYNATVLRRAHAAPHWQDWRDACRGLFNFITQTLSTLYRLT, translated from the exons ATGTTCGGCCGGAACCATCGGAATCGGACCCGCAGCCACGGAGCGTCACACTCAGCCAGTGAGGACGGTTCTTATTGTTACTGTAATGTGAACCGGAGC CGTGGGGTTCGACCCGCTTCGTGGTCCCGGGTGTCGGGAGGAGCGTGGAACTTCCAG GCAAACAGTGAAATGGCCCGAGCAGAGACCATTGAGAGCGTGGGGGAaaccggaggaggaggaaacagccCTCTTCCACATCACAACATCTGCCGCATGGAGCTGCCTCGCCCCCTCCACACCTGGCCCGGCCTGCTCACCGCCAACACCATCACCACTGGTTCTGGCACTGGCCCTGGTGCCAtacacctccaccaccaccatctgcATCCTTTGCACCCTCTCCATCTGCCGTACCCGCTTCCTGATCAGACGCACCAGCAACTTCCTGCGTTGTCGCCATCATCAGCACCTCCTCCTTTGCAGCTCTGCCAccggagggaggagagggatggaggagctGTGAAGCCCAGTGCCTTGTCAGGAGAGGAGTCAG ACGCTGACATAGAGGAACACCAGAGGGCTTCCAGCCAGCAGGGGCCTCTGCCTGACCTGCTGCCCAGGAACGAGCCCCCATCCTGGTCTGCACCGTACCACAGGGATCCCAGGAGAGAGGcggagcaggagctggaggtcAGGAGAGTGGCCAGTCAGCTGAGAGCCATCGGAGATCAATACAACGCCACAGTCCTCCGCAGAGCG caCGCTGCCCCCCACTGGCAGGACTGGAGAGACGCGTGCCGAGGACTCTTCAACTTCATCACCCAGACGCTGAGCACCCTCTACAGGCTCACGTAG
- the LOC117773319 gene encoding uncharacterized protein LOC117773319 isoform X3, translating to MARAETIESVGETGGGGNSPLPHHNICRMELPRPLHTWPGLLTANTITTGSGTGPGAIHLHHHHLHPLHPLHLPYPLPDQTHQQLPALSPSSAPPPLQLCHRREERDGGAVKPSALSGEESDADIEEHQRASSQQGPLPDLLPRNEPPSWSAPYHRDPRREAEQELEVRRVASQLRAIGDQYNATVLRRAHAAPHWQDWRDACRGLFNFITQTLSTLYRLT from the exons ATGGCCCGAGCAGAGACCATTGAGAGCGTGGGGGAaaccggaggaggaggaaacagccCTCTTCCACATCACAACATCTGCCGCATGGAGCTGCCTCGCCCCCTCCACACCTGGCCCGGCCTGCTCACCGCCAACACCATCACCACTGGTTCTGGCACTGGCCCTGGTGCCAtacacctccaccaccaccatctgcATCCTTTGCACCCTCTCCATCTGCCGTACCCGCTTCCTGATCAGACGCACCAGCAACTTCCTGCGTTGTCGCCATCATCAGCACCTCCTCCTTTGCAGCTCTGCCAccggagggaggagagggatggaggagctGTGAAGCCCAGTGCCTTGTCAGGAGAGGAGTCAG ACGCTGACATAGAGGAACACCAGAGGGCTTCCAGCCAGCAGGGGCCTCTGCCTGACCTGCTGCCCAGGAACGAGCCCCCATCCTGGTCTGCACCGTACCACAGGGATCCCAGGAGAGAGGcggagcaggagctggaggtcAGGAGAGTGGCCAGTCAGCTGAGAGCCATCGGAGATCAATACAACGCCACAGTCCTCCGCAGAGCG caCGCTGCCCCCCACTGGCAGGACTGGAGAGACGCGTGCCGAGGACTCTTCAACTTCATCACCCAGACGCTGAGCACCCTCTACAGGCTCACGTAG